A region of Necator americanus strain Aroian chromosome I, whole genome shotgun sequence DNA encodes the following proteins:
- a CDS encoding hypothetical protein (NECATOR_CHRI.G2751.T1), which translates to MFTGNERRRDGELLQVRRTLRGGEEEEDEDVEEVGNNGASTAGIIMNVSKSDLNAKHKNHREKKVVRMRNEVHKIDFMTISIV; encoded by the exons ATGTTTACTGGCAATGAGCGGAGACGCGATGGCGAATTGCTACAAGTCCGACGAACGCTGAGAGGAggggaagaggaggaggacgaGGACGTGGAGGAGGTGGGCAACAATGGAGCAAG TACCGCTGGGATTATCATGAATGTCTCAAAATCCGACTTGAATGCTAAGCACAAAAATCACCGTGAGAAGAAAGTTGTGAGGATGCGGAACGAGGTCCATAAAATCGACTTTATGACGATTTCGATAGTGTGA